The following DNA comes from Methylophilus sp. 5.
ATGGATAGCCTGCCTGACTTTGTCAAACTGGCTGAATCTTATGGCCATGTTGGCATGAACATCACCAACCCGGCTGACGTAGAAGGCGCGCTCAAAGAAGCGTTTGATAAAAAAGACAAGTTTGTATTTATGAACTTTTTAACCGACCAAACTGAAAATGTCTTCCCGATGGTTGAAAACGGCAAAGGCTTGTCCGAAATGGTGTTAAGCCCGCTCACCGCCAGCCGCCTGAAAGGGGAAGAATAATGCGCCATATTATTTCACTGCTGATGGAAAACGAAGCAGGCGCCCTGTCACGTGTGGCAGGCCTGTTTTCTGCCCGCGGTTACAACATTGAATCACTCACCGTTGCAGTGACTGAAGACCCTACCCTGTCACGCATGACCATCGTGACCACGGGCTCCGATGACGTGATTGAACAAATTATCAAGCAACTCAACAAGTTGATTGACGTGGTCAAAGTGCTGGACCTCAACGATGGCAAGCACATTGAGCGCGAACTGATGCTGGTCAAGGTCAAAGCCACCGGCGTCCATAAAGACGAAATGAAGCGCATGTGCGACATTTTCCGCGGCCGCATTATCGATGTGGCCGACAATAGCTACACCATTGAGCTTACCGGCTCTTGCAGCAAACTGGATGCGTTTATTGAAGCCATAGACCGCAGCGCGATTCTGGAAACCGTGCGTACCGGCGCGTCCGGCATCGGTCGCGGCGACCGCATCCTTAAAGTTTAATCGACAGTATTTCTACCCTATTACCTACGCATTTGTATTGAAAGGCAAAAGCAGACATGAACGTTTATTACGACAAAGACGCCGACTTAAGCATCATTAAAGGCAAAAAAGTGACTATCGTGGGCTACGGCTCACAAGGCCATGCACACGCAGCCAACCTGCGCGACAGCGGCGTCAACGTCACCATCGGTTTGCGTAAAGGCGGCGGCTCATGGGCGAAAGCCGAAGGCGCTGGCCACACTACTTTAGAAATCGCAGCCGCAGTGAAAGAAGCTGACGTTGTGATGGTATTGCTGCCAGACGAAACCATGGCAGAAATCTTCCATGCCGAAATCGCGCCTAACCTGAAAAAAGGCGCAGCGTTGGCATTTGCCCACGGCTTTAACATTCACTACAACCAAATCGTGCCACGCGCTGATCTGGACGTGATCATGATCGCCCCTAAAGGCCCAGGCCACACCGTTCGCTCCGAGTACCTCAAAGGCGGCGGCGTTCCTTCATTGATCGCGGTTTACCAAAACACGTCTAGCAAAGCCAAAGACATCGCCTTGTCTTACGCAGCAGCCAACGGCGGCACCAAAGGTGGCGTGATTGAGACTGACTTCCGTGAAGAAACAGAAACTGACTTGTTCGGCGAACAAGCAGTGCTGTGTGGTGGCGCGGTTGAACTGGTTAAAGCTGGTTTTGAAACCTTGGTTGAAGCGGGTTATGCGCCAGAAATGGCCTACTTCGAGTGCCTGCACGAACTGAAACTGATCGTTGACCTGATGTACGAAGGCGGCATTGCCAACATGAACTACTCCATCTCCAATAACGCGGAGTATGGTGAGTACGTGACTGGCCCACAAGTGATCAATAGCCAATCTAAAGACGCAATGCGTCAGTGCCTGACTAACATCCAAAACGGCAACTACGCTAAACAGTTCATCCTGGAAGGCCGTACTAACTACCCAGAAATGACTGCACGCCGTCGTTTGAACGCTGCGCATCCAATTGAGCAAGTAGGTAACAAACTGCGCGCCATGATGCCTTGGATTGCGAAAAACAAACTGGTTGATCAATCTAAAAACTAATTTTAGATACTGAATCAGTACCTAACGTTGGGTTGATGCCTAATTAATCCAACCATAGGTAAAAAGCACAGGCTGATATATCGCCTGTGCTTTTTTATTTGTAAAATCACGAACAAATACATGATAAAACAAGTTCCTGCACCAAACTGGAACTGCTTAAAAAGGGATAGAAGTGAAACTCGCCATTCTGCTGCAATACATCGCCCCCAAACAATTACTCACCGCTGCTGCCGGCAAGCTGGCGCACTGGCAAGCAGGCCGCCTGACCACGGCGTTTATCGGCTGGTTTGTGAACAAATACCACGTCAATATGGAAGAAGCGCTCAACGGCGATATTGGCAGCTACGCAACATTTAACCTGTTCTTTACCCGCCCACTGCAGGCCGGTGCCAGACCTTTGGCAAATAATGCCTTTGTATGCCCGGTCGATGGCGCCATCAGCCAATTTGGCCAGATCGAAAACGGCCAGATCTTCCAGGCCAAAGGCCATCATTACACCGCTCAGACCTTAGTCGGCGGTGATGCCACCCTGGCCGCCAACTTTAATAGCGGCAGTTTTGCCTGCCTTTATTTAAGCCCCAAAGACTACCATCGCATTCATATGCCGTGTGACGGCAAACTGCTGCACATGACCTATGTACCAGGTGATTTATTTTCAGTGAATCCACTCACCGCTGCGAATGTGCCTGGCCTGTTTGCGCGCAACGAGCGTGTGGTGTGTACCTTTGAATCTGCACAACATGGCAAGTTTGTATTGGTGCTGGTTGGTGCCACGATTGTGGGCAGCATGGCCACCGTTTGGCACGATGCTAAAGACCGCATTATCAACCCACCACGCCCGGGCAAAGTGATCGATTGGGATTACAGCGACCGTAACATCAGCTTAAAACAAGGTGAAGAAATGGGTCGCTTCCTGCTCGGCTCTACGGTGGTGATGCTGTTTGAAAAAGACGTACTCGCGTTTAATGATAGCTGGCATGCAGGCAAACCGATCCGCTTGGGTGAGGCGATGGGGAAATAACTTTCGCCTGATTGGAGATACAAAAAAAGCGGAGCCAGATGGCTCCGCTTTTTTACTAGGCGTTCAAACTTTTACTGACAATCTCGAACACATCACCGGATAAGTTCGGCGTTGCCTGTATTGCTTCCAGCGCGGCTTTCATCATTGCCTGTAGCTCAGGTGTGTAACGCTTCCATTCACGTAATGGCGTGACCATGCGCGCGGCAATTTGCGGGTTAATCGTATTCAGTTCAATAATCACATCCCGCAAGAACGCATACCCTTTACCACTAGGGTCGTGGAACTTCACCGGATTATTAATGGCAAAAGCCGAGTACAGTGAGCGCACGCGGTTAGGATTCTTGATATTAAAATCCGCATGGCTGCGCAACGTGGCGAGGTCATCAAAAATCTGGTCACGGTTGGCAATCGCCTGCAACGAGAACCATTTATCCACCACCAATGGGTAATTTTTAAAGTGCGCATAAAAGTCAGCGAATACCTCGGCACGCTGCGGCTGGCTGCTATCTGCCAGGCAAGCCAACGCGGTGACGCGGTCTGTCATATTGTCTGCTGCATCGTAATGCGCTTTTGCGCGCGCGGCGCAACCAGTGCCATTGGTCACAGTGAGAATATCCAGCACGGCATGTTGCAAGGCACGGCGGCCCATGGCCTCTGGCGTAATTGAGAAGTCGCCTGTGTTTCCATTGGCATCATATAAAGCTGCCAACGCTTCTTTGTGCACACTCTTGATTTGCTTGAGTACAAACGTACGCGCTGCATCAATCGCAGCAGGGTCAATCACTGGCAAATGCTGACCAATCACACCTATCATCGGCAGACTTAATGCACGTGACAGCAGCGCTTTATCGCCCTTACCTTTTAAACCTTGCTCAATCAATACGCCAACATCAGCCACAAATTGTGAAATATCCACAGCCGGATCAGCCATTACGCGTTGGATAGTGCGCAGCGCCAATGTCTGGCCCGCCTCCCATTTGTTAAAGCCATCAGTGTCGTGCACTTGCAGCAAGCGCAAATCATCGTCGCTTAAATCGGTTTCGAGTTTCACCGGTGCCGAGAAACCACGCAAAATCGAAGGCACAGGTTTTGCGCTGATGCCATTGAAAGTGAATGTTTGCTCACGCGCGGTTACTTCCAGCACGCGGGTTGGCAGAATTTCTTTACCTTGCGCGTCCAGCAAACCAATGGCCACCGGAATATGCAACGGCTGCTTGTCGGTTTGCCCTGGCGTATCTGGTTGTGACTGCTTAAAGGTCAGCGTATAGCTTTGCTGTACAGGGTCATACTGGCTGCTCACTTGCAGCG
Coding sequences within:
- the ilvN gene encoding acetolactate synthase small subunit yields the protein MRHIISLLMENEAGALSRVAGLFSARGYNIESLTVAVTEDPTLSRMTIVTTGSDDVIEQIIKQLNKLIDVVKVLDLNDGKHIERELMLVKVKATGVHKDEMKRMCDIFRGRIIDVADNSYTIELTGSCSKLDAFIEAIDRSAILETVRTGASGIGRGDRILKV
- the ilvC gene encoding ketol-acid reductoisomerase produces the protein MNVYYDKDADLSIIKGKKVTIVGYGSQGHAHAANLRDSGVNVTIGLRKGGGSWAKAEGAGHTTLEIAAAVKEADVVMVLLPDETMAEIFHAEIAPNLKKGAALAFAHGFNIHYNQIVPRADLDVIMIAPKGPGHTVRSEYLKGGGVPSLIAVYQNTSSKAKDIALSYAAANGGTKGGVIETDFREETETDLFGEQAVLCGGAVELVKAGFETLVEAGYAPEMAYFECLHELKLIVDLMYEGGIANMNYSISNNAEYGEYVTGPQVINSQSKDAMRQCLTNIQNGNYAKQFILEGRTNYPEMTARRRLNAAHPIEQVGNKLRAMMPWIAKNKLVDQSKN
- the asd gene encoding archaetidylserine decarboxylase (Phosphatidylserine decarboxylase is synthesized as a single chain precursor. Generation of the pyruvoyl active site from a Ser is coupled to cleavage of a Gly-Ser bond between the larger (beta) and smaller (alpha chains). It is an integral membrane protein.), which gives rise to MKLAILLQYIAPKQLLTAAAGKLAHWQAGRLTTAFIGWFVNKYHVNMEEALNGDIGSYATFNLFFTRPLQAGARPLANNAFVCPVDGAISQFGQIENGQIFQAKGHHYTAQTLVGGDATLAANFNSGSFACLYLSPKDYHRIHMPCDGKLLHMTYVPGDLFSVNPLTAANVPGLFARNERVVCTFESAQHGKFVLVLVGATIVGSMATVWHDAKDRIINPPRPGKVIDWDYSDRNISLKQGEEMGRFLLGSTVVMLFEKDVLAFNDSWHAGKPIRLGEAMGK